One Nostoc sp. ATCC 53789 genomic window, CCCGGACCATTCCCAACCTTGGAACAGTGGTGTAATCGGTTTGATCAATGGGTGAGGTTTTTTTGTCAAGATTGTCCCAAATCCAAACATTTATTAATCTGTCTTAATAAAGCTGACCTCTTTTGTAATCTTGATCAAGAAGCAGAGAAGCTAGGCTATAACCCTCAGGGGTACACAATGGACTGGCTAGATCGTCATCAATATGTTTATCATCGTTATTTCCGACCCATTCGCTCCCAAATTCAGCAAATCAACAATAATTTTACAGGCTTATCAATTCGCTGTTTTATTACTACTGTCAAGAATCGTTCTTTATTAGAATTACCTTGGTTGTATCTAGCAAATTACTTAGAAGAAGTTAAAATATGAACCAAAAATCCAAAGGAGAAATTATTACGATTCTCGGACCACAAAATGCTGGCAAAACAACATATTTGGCGGGACTGGCTGATTGGCCTCAAGAAAGAATCCGATCTGGTAAGAAAAGTCCATTTACTGTTGAGCCTATCGGGGAACATGGAAAAAATCTCCGAGATGAAGCTCAAGAGAAAATTCGAGAAGAGGGAGCTTATTTAGCACCTACATTAATCAAGCCCAATCTCAATGAATTACCTCGTTATATATTCAAAATCACAGTTAAACGTTTACTCAGAGAGGAATTAATTTACTTAGCCGTCAGAGATTATCCAGGTCAAATATATAGGGATCTTGCTCAAGTAAATCCTCTGCCACCCTTAGAGCAGGAATACATCAAAGAATGTTTAAAGCCAGATGTAATTGGTTGTTTAATTTTCTTGGATAAATGGGAGAGCGATAATGATTTAGTTTATACGAAAGCCATGAGGAAGTTTATTGAAGAGATGGATAAACAAGACAGGCTAAAAGGCAGCATTAAAAAGAACATTCAACCATTAAGAATTGCCGTGGCTATAAGTAAATGCGAAAGGGGGGAAATTTGGCCTGGTAGGTTAGATCCAAAAACAGATATTTTTAATGCCCATCTGCCTGGAACTACTAAATTATTGCAAGATAAACTCAATAATAATGTCAGATTTTTTGCTATATCTACCTTTGGTGTTTTAAATCATAATGACCCTAGACCGAATCGAAAAAGTGAAAAAAAGCTAGATAGTGAAGGTAAAGAAATTGAACTTTCAGTATTAAGAGAAAAACAGTATTGGTATCCTTATGGTATGATTGCTCCTCTATATTGGCTGAGTAAGGGAAAGGCAATGCAACATGGTGTTTAATAATTTTAAAAAGAGACAACAGCAACCACTAATCAAAACTATTCGCCTTATAGGAGACCGCGCATCTGGTAAAACTACTTACCTAGCAGCCCTAGCTGGCTTGTCTGGGAATGATCCTCAAAGTCGAGTCACACGGGTCGTTCCCATTGGTGAAGAAACTGAAAACTTTGTCTATAAAGCCAAAGAGTTTTTAGATCAAAAGCAAGAGATAGCGCGGACTCCTTATGGTTCTGGTTTAGAGAATAGTTATGTTTTCAAAATTGAGTTTAATGATTCTTCTAGCCTAGATATTCAATGTAAAGATTACCCAGGTGAGTTTTTCCGAGATTTAGTAGAAAATCAAAATCCTCAGTTATTAGAAAGATACATTAAGGATTCTGTAGAAATAGAAGGAACAGGAATCATAATTTTACTAGATGGTACTGCTCGTAAAGATGAATACTATGCTGAATGTATCTATCAATTATTAGTCCGACTTGATAGGTCTACTCCATCAGCTAGCCCATCTCGGAGAGTGGCTGTAGCCTTAACTAAATGTGATATTCCCGAACTATGGATACATAGTAATAATCCTACCGATAAAATCAGAGGTCGTTTTGAAGGAGTACATGGAAAGCTGCAAAATTTTAAGAAAATAACTGTAGATTACTTTGCTACTTCTGCCTATGGGATGTTAGGGAGTGACAGTGAAACACCTAATTCTAGAACTGTTATATCTGAT contains:
- a CDS encoding GTPase domain-containing protein, whose translation is MVFNNFKKRQQQPLIKTIRLIGDRASGKTTYLAALAGLSGNDPQSRVTRVVPIGEETENFVYKAKEFLDQKQEIARTPYGSGLENSYVFKIEFNDSSSLDIQCKDYPGEFFRDLVENQNPQLLERYIKDSVEIEGTGIIILLDGTARKDEYYAECIYQLLVRLDRSTPSASPSRRVAVALTKCDIPELWIHSNNPTDKIRGRFEGVHGKLQNFKKITVDYFATSAYGMLGSDSETPNSRTVISDDDGTRAVISESDPKLWRPFGLIEPLYWLYTGKKY